One Mesorhizobium loti genomic window carries:
- a CDS encoding ubiquinone/menaquinone biosynthesis methyltransferase, which yields MLASLTIKGRVIAMLETDKLFAGSIPENYDRYMVPLIFEPFAVDLAQRAASFSPKAVLEVAAGTGVVTRALAPKLSPDASYVVTDLNQPMLDYAASRQAPDSRIQWRQADAMALPFEDAAFDLVCCQFGAMFFPSRPSAYREARRVLKPGGHFLFNVWDRIGENVFADDVTNALARIFPNDPPRFLARTPHGYHDTALIRGDLEEAGFSDVAIETRAEQSRAPSPRIPAVAYCQGTVLRTEIEARDPGKLDAATDYAASAIAARHGNGAVAAKIQAHVIVAVA from the coding sequence GTGCTAGCCTCGCTCACCATCAAAGGGCGGGTGATAGCGATGTTGGAAACGGACAAACTGTTTGCCGGCTCGATCCCGGAAAACTACGACCGCTACATGGTGCCGCTGATTTTCGAGCCGTTCGCCGTGGACCTCGCACAGCGAGCGGCGTCCTTCTCGCCCAAAGCTGTTCTGGAAGTCGCCGCCGGCACCGGGGTCGTCACCCGCGCCTTGGCGCCAAAACTGTCCCCTGACGCAAGCTATGTCGTGACCGACCTCAACCAGCCGATGCTCGACTATGCCGCTTCGCGACAGGCTCCCGACAGTCGCATCCAATGGCGCCAGGCCGATGCCATGGCGCTGCCGTTTGAGGACGCGGCCTTCGATCTCGTTTGCTGTCAGTTCGGCGCGATGTTCTTTCCCAGCCGCCCCTCCGCCTACCGCGAGGCCAGGCGGGTGCTGAAGCCCGGCGGACATTTTTTGTTCAACGTATGGGATCGCATCGGGGAGAATGTGTTTGCAGATGATGTGACCAACGCGCTGGCCAGGATTTTCCCGAACGATCCGCCGCGCTTTCTGGCCCGCACGCCGCATGGCTACCACGATACGGCGCTGATCCGCGGAGACCTTGAGGAGGCCGGCTTCTCCGATGTGGCGATCGAGACGAGAGCCGAACAGAGCCGTGCGCCCTCGCCGCGCATTCCGGCGGTTGCCTATTGCCAGGGAACGGTGCTTCGCACCGAAATCGAGGCCCGGGATCCGGGCAAACTAGACGCCGCGACGGATTATGCCGCATCCGCGAT
- a CDS encoding glutathione-dependent formaldehyde-activating GFA, whose protein sequence is MKIDGGCHCGAITYEAEVDPAKTSICHCTDCQQLTGTAFRVTVPAPEDHYRITRGTPKIYIKTGSSGAKRAQAFCGECGSHLYATSVGDGPKVYGIRVGTARQREDLVPTQQKWHRSALHWLPEFDGISIVEDQ, encoded by the coding sequence ATGAAGATCGACGGCGGGTGCCATTGCGGCGCCATCACTTATGAGGCGGAGGTCGACCCGGCAAAGACCTCCATCTGCCACTGCACGGACTGCCAGCAGCTGACCGGCACGGCCTTTCGCGTCACCGTTCCCGCGCCCGAGGATCACTACCGGATCACCCGGGGCACGCCAAAAATCTATATCAAGACCGGATCGAGCGGCGCCAAGCGCGCCCAGGCCTTCTGCGGCGAGTGCGGTTCGCATCTTTACGCCACTTCGGTCGGCGACGGCCCGAAGGTCTATGGGATCAGGGTGGGCACGGCGCGGCAACGCGAGGATCTGGTGCCGACACAACAGAAGTGGCACCGGTCGGCCTTGCACTGGCTTCCGGAATTCGATGGCATAAGCATCGTGGAAGACCAGTAG
- a CDS encoding cation diffusion facilitator family transporter, translating into MAGHGGSKTVIYAALAGNLAIALTKFAAAFFTGSSAMLSEGVHSLVDTGNGGLLLYGMHRAARPADRTHPLGHGRELYFWSFIVALLVFALGAGVSFYEGIVHIMAPEPVANVKVNYVVLGLSFLFEGSSWMVALKEFRREKGTQGWLQAVQSSKDPSVYTVLFEDSAALLGLIVAFAGILAAELLEMPELDGAASIGIAFILGATAIFLARESKGLLIGEPASPEVQRKVLAIAQQDPAVQRANGVLTVHLGPQEIVAGLSIEFEDHLAAPEIEACVERIEARLKREMPEITRLFVKPQTTGTWEQRRKLIETAS; encoded by the coding sequence ATGGCCGGGCATGGCGGCTCCAAAACGGTCATCTATGCGGCGCTCGCCGGCAATCTGGCGATCGCTCTGACCAAATTCGCCGCCGCCTTCTTCACCGGCAGCTCGGCGATGCTGTCGGAAGGCGTGCATTCGCTGGTCGATACCGGCAATGGCGGGCTGCTGCTTTACGGCATGCATCGTGCCGCGCGCCCGGCCGACCGCACGCATCCGCTCGGCCATGGCCGCGAACTCTATTTCTGGAGCTTCATCGTCGCGCTGCTGGTTTTCGCGCTCGGCGCCGGCGTGTCGTTCTACGAGGGCATCGTCCACATCATGGCGCCGGAGCCTGTCGCCAACGTCAAGGTGAACTATGTCGTTCTGGGCCTGTCCTTCCTGTTCGAAGGCAGCTCCTGGATGGTGGCGCTGAAGGAGTTCCGCCGAGAGAAAGGCACGCAGGGCTGGCTGCAGGCGGTGCAGTCGAGCAAGGACCCGAGCGTCTATACCGTGCTGTTCGAGGACAGTGCCGCGCTTCTCGGCCTGATCGTCGCCTTTGCCGGCATACTGGCGGCGGAGCTGCTGGAGATGCCGGAGCTCGACGGCGCCGCCTCGATCGGCATCGCGTTCATCCTCGGCGCCACGGCGATTTTCCTCGCCCGTGAAAGCAAAGGCCTGCTGATTGGCGAACCGGCCTCGCCCGAGGTGCAGAGAAAAGTGCTGGCGATCGCCCAGCAGGATCCGGCGGTGCAGCGGGCGAACGGCGTCCTGACCGTCCACTTGGGACCGCAAGAGATCGTTGCCGGCCTCAGCATCGAATTCGAGGACCATCTGGCGGCGCCGGAGATCGAAGCCTGCGTCGAACGCATCGAGGCACGGCTGAAGAGGGAGATGCCGGAAATCACGCGGCTGTTCGTCAAGCCGCAGACCACGGGCACCTGGGAGCAGCGGCGCAAGCTGATCGAAACCGCATCCTAA
- a CDS encoding transglutaminase domain-containing protein, with protein MRIHIGCEMSFDFPQETPLIAMLNVHYSRASDLERPDFLTSNPPVPIESYRDSFGNWCNRFVAPPGRFTFGTDAVIRAPGTFEMGELMAWQHEVRDLPAETLLFLLPSRFCESDLLASEAWRLFGHTPLGIPRVQAVCDFVHNHIVFNYGNARPTRTAAETYREQSGVCRDFAHLAVTFCRALNIPTRYCTGYISDIGMPKPWSSMDFAAWMEVYLGGRWHVFDPRNNAPRIGRILIASGRDAADVPLTHIFGPGTLASFKVWTDEIVE; from the coding sequence ATGCGGATCCACATCGGCTGCGAGATGAGTTTCGACTTCCCGCAGGAAACGCCGCTCATCGCGATGCTCAATGTCCACTATTCCCGCGCCTCCGATCTCGAGCGCCCGGATTTCCTGACTTCGAACCCGCCGGTGCCGATCGAAAGCTATCGCGACAGTTTCGGCAATTGGTGCAACCGCTTCGTGGCTCCGCCCGGCCGGTTCACCTTCGGCACGGATGCGGTGATCCGCGCCCCCGGCACCTTCGAAATGGGCGAGCTGATGGCCTGGCAGCACGAGGTGCGCGACCTGCCGGCGGAAACGCTGCTGTTCCTGCTGCCCAGCCGGTTTTGCGAGAGCGACCTTTTGGCCAGCGAAGCGTGGCGGCTGTTCGGCCATACGCCGCTCGGGATACCGCGCGTGCAAGCGGTGTGCGATTTCGTTCACAACCACATCGTCTTCAATTACGGCAACGCAAGGCCGACGCGCACCGCGGCGGAAACCTATCGCGAGCAGAGCGGCGTGTGCCGCGATTTCGCGCATCTCGCCGTCACCTTCTGTCGGGCGCTCAACATCCCGACGCGCTACTGCACCGGTTACATCAGCGATATCGGCATGCCGAAGCCATGGTCGAGCATGGATTTCGCTGCCTGGATGGAGGTCTATCTCGGCGGCCGCTGGCACGTCTTCGACCCGCGCAACAATGCACCGCGCATCGGCCGCATCCTGATCGCCTCAGGCCGTGACGCTGCGGATGTGCCGCTGACCCATATTTTCGGCCCGGGCACGCTCGCCAGCTTCAAGGTCTGGACCGACGAGATCGTCGAATAG
- a CDS encoding small multidrug resistance protein, with translation MSWILLFFAGLFEIGWAIGLKYTDGFSKLVPTVLTVASMIVSLTLLGLALKALPVGTAYAVWTGIGTVGTALLGIWLLGEPATAIRLACIALIVCGIMGLKFAA, from the coding sequence ATGTCTTGGATTCTTCTGTTTTTCGCCGGCCTGTTCGAGATCGGCTGGGCGATCGGTCTCAAATACACAGATGGTTTCTCGAAACTGGTGCCGACGGTCCTCACCGTCGCCTCGATGATCGTCAGCCTTACACTACTCGGCCTGGCTTTGAAGGCGCTTCCCGTCGGCACTGCCTATGCGGTCTGGACCGGCATCGGCACCGTCGGCACGGCGCTGCTCGGCATTTGGCTGCTCGGCGAGCCCGCCACCGCGATCCGGCTCGCCTGCATCGCGCTGATCGTCTGCGGTATCATGGGGTTAAAGTTCGCGGCCTGA
- a CDS encoding luciferase-like monooxygenase, with amino-acid sequence MELGLYTFADVSPQPGPGAIGPHERLRNLIEEVELADQVGLDVFGLGEHHRPDYAASAPVVALAAAAERSKRIKLTSAVTVLSSDDPVRVFQQFATLDLLSGGRAEIMAGRGSFIESFPLFGYNLEDYDELFAEKLDLLLAIRDQVKVTWSGNLRAPINDRGVYPRPFQDRLPVWIAIGGTPQSAARAGALGLPLALAIIGGEPARFAPLFDLYREAAKRAGSDPAGLATSINVHGFIAETTEQAADDFYGPQAEVMNRIGRERGWGPTSRAHFDQSRGPNGALFVGGPEQVAEKIVAQHRIFNNDRFLLQMAIGTMPHAKIMKAIELYGTKVAPIVRKETAKSAPAVAAAPAA; translated from the coding sequence ATGGAACTCGGTCTCTACACTTTTGCCGACGTCAGCCCGCAGCCCGGCCCCGGCGCCATCGGCCCACATGAGCGCTTGCGCAACCTGATCGAGGAGGTCGAACTGGCCGATCAGGTCGGTCTCGACGTCTTTGGTCTGGGCGAACATCACCGGCCCGATTATGCCGCTTCCGCGCCGGTCGTGGCGCTGGCCGCGGCCGCCGAGCGTTCCAAACGTATTAAGCTGACCAGCGCGGTCACCGTGCTCTCCTCGGACGATCCGGTGCGCGTCTTCCAGCAGTTCGCCACGCTCGATCTCCTGTCGGGTGGCCGTGCCGAGATCATGGCCGGCCGCGGTTCGTTCATCGAATCCTTCCCGCTGTTCGGCTACAATCTCGAGGACTATGACGAGCTCTTCGCCGAGAAGCTCGACCTGCTGCTTGCCATTCGCGATCAGGTGAAGGTCACTTGGTCCGGCAATCTGCGTGCACCGATCAACGACCGCGGCGTCTATCCCCGACCCTTCCAGGACAGGCTGCCGGTCTGGATCGCCATTGGCGGGACGCCACAGTCCGCCGCCCGCGCGGGCGCGCTCGGCTTGCCGCTGGCGCTTGCCATCATCGGCGGCGAGCCGGCGCGCTTCGCGCCGCTGTTCGACCTTTACCGCGAGGCCGCCAAACGCGCCGGCAGTGACCCGGCGGGTCTCGCCACCAGCATCAACGTGCATGGCTTCATTGCCGAGACGACCGAACAGGCGGCCGACGACTTCTACGGCCCGCAGGCCGAAGTGATGAACCGCATCGGTCGCGAGCGCGGCTGGGGCCCGACATCGCGGGCGCATTTCGACCAGTCGCGTGGTCCGAACGGCGCGCTGTTCGTCGGCGGTCCGGAGCAGGTGGCGGAAAAGATCGTCGCCCAGCACAGGATTTTCAACAATGACCGCTTCCTGCTGCAGATGGCGATCGGCACCATGCCGCACGCCAAGATCATGAAGGCGATCGAACTCTACGGCACCAAAGTGGCGCCGATCGTGCGCAAGGAGACGGCGAAATCCGCGCCGGCTGTGGCCGCTGCGCCTGCTGCTTGA
- a CDS encoding arylamine N-acetyltransferase — protein MFAAPGPNAYIRPDNGRCPFPMNDVSFDLDAYLARIGYAGPRDASLDTLKALHFLHPQAIPFENIDSFLGQPVRLDIASLQDKIVLGGRGGYCFEHNLLLMHALKALGFEVGGLAARVLWGHGEDAITARSHMLLRIEFHGRTYIADVGFGGLTLTAPLLLEPGLEQATPHETFRIVEAGDHFRLQAAISGDWRSLYRFDLQPQYEVDYSIANYFLSTSPTSHFLGTVIAARAAPDRRYALRGNRLSIHHLGGRTEQTEIATAAELADTLEAQLGIIIPDRTAFEAKVREKKIVETNA, from the coding sequence GTGTTTGCGGCGCCCGGACCGAATGCCTATATCCGGCCGGACAATGGCCGGTGCCCCTTCCCGATGAACGACGTTTCCTTCGACCTCGACGCCTATCTCGCTCGCATCGGTTACGCCGGTCCGCGGGACGCATCGCTGGATACGCTTAAGGCGCTGCATTTCCTGCATCCGCAGGCGATCCCCTTCGAGAACATCGATTCGTTTCTTGGCCAGCCCGTTCGGCTCGACATTGCTTCGCTGCAGGACAAGATCGTCCTTGGCGGGCGTGGCGGCTATTGCTTCGAGCACAATTTGCTCCTCATGCACGCGCTGAAGGCGCTTGGTTTCGAGGTCGGCGGCCTGGCCGCGCGTGTGCTTTGGGGCCATGGCGAGGACGCCATCACCGCGCGAAGCCACATGCTGCTGCGGATCGAGTTCCATGGCCGAACCTATATCGCCGATGTCGGCTTCGGCGGCCTGACCCTGACCGCGCCGCTGCTGCTCGAGCCGGGCCTCGAACAGGCGACACCGCACGAGACCTTCCGCATCGTCGAGGCCGGCGATCACTTCCGCCTGCAGGCCGCCATCAGCGGCGACTGGCGCTCGCTCTACCGCTTCGACCTGCAGCCGCAATATGAGGTCGATTATTCCATCGCCAACTACTTCCTGTCGACCAGCCCGACATCACATTTCCTAGGCACTGTCATCGCGGCGCGCGCCGCGCCCGACCGGCGTTACGCGTTGCGCGGCAACCGCCTGTCGATCCATCACCTTGGCGGCCGCACCGAGCAGACAGAGATAGCCACCGCCGCCGAACTCGCCGACACGCTGGAAGCCCAGCTCGGCATCATCATTCCCGACCGCACGGCTTTCGAGGCCAAAGTGCGTGAGAAAAAGATCGTGGAGACCAACGCATGA
- a CDS encoding luciferase family oxidoreductase, group 1, with product MTELSVLDLSPIVEGSNASQSLANSLDLARRAEQLGYKRYWLAEHHNMPGIASAATSVVIAHVAGGTKTIRVGAGGIMLPNHAPLVIAEQFGTLAALFPGRIDLGLGRAPGTDMNTARALRRNLEAGADNFPQDVVELMGYFLPAEEGQRLRAVPGEGQSVPIWILGSSLYGAQLAAMLGLPYAFASHFAPAELDHALDIYRSRFQPSEQLDKPHVMLGLNVFAAPTDAEARLLFTSLQQAFVNLRTGRPGRLPPPVENYDRDLDPMAKTMLGQALSCAVVGSPETVRQGIDAFVRRTGADELMVTAQIFDHAARVRSFEILADAHKSLSQAA from the coding sequence ATGACCGAACTGTCCGTTCTCGACCTGTCGCCGATCGTCGAGGGCAGCAACGCCTCGCAGTCGCTGGCCAACTCGCTCGATCTCGCCCGCCGTGCCGAACAGCTGGGCTACAAGCGCTACTGGCTGGCCGAGCATCACAACATGCCGGGCATCGCGAGCGCCGCCACATCGGTCGTCATCGCCCATGTCGCCGGCGGCACCAAAACCATTCGCGTCGGCGCCGGCGGCATCATGCTGCCCAACCATGCGCCACTGGTCATCGCAGAGCAGTTCGGCACGCTGGCCGCCCTGTTTCCCGGCCGCATCGATCTGGGCTTGGGCCGGGCTCCCGGCACCGACATGAACACCGCGCGCGCCTTGCGCCGCAACCTCGAGGCCGGCGCCGACAATTTCCCGCAGGATGTCGTCGAGCTGATGGGCTATTTCCTCCCCGCCGAGGAAGGCCAGCGCTTGCGCGCCGTGCCGGGCGAGGGCCAGAGCGTGCCGATCTGGATACTCGGCTCCAGCCTCTATGGCGCGCAGCTCGCCGCCATGCTCGGCCTACCCTATGCCTTCGCCTCGCATTTCGCGCCGGCCGAACTCGATCACGCGCTGGACATCTACCGCTCGCGTTTCCAGCCGTCGGAACAGCTCGACAAGCCGCATGTCATGCTCGGCCTCAACGTTTTCGCCGCGCCCACCGATGCCGAGGCGCGGCTGCTGTTCACCTCGCTGCAGCAGGCCTTCGTCAATCTGCGCACCGGTCGGCCGGGAAGACTGCCGCCGCCGGTCGAGAACTATGACCGCGATCTCGACCCGATGGCCAAGACCATGCTCGGCCAGGCCTTGTCCTGCGCCGTCGTCGGCTCTCCCGAGACGGTCCGCCAGGGCATCGACGCCTTCGTGCGCCGCACCGGCGCCGACGAGCTGATGGTCACAGCGCAGATCTTCGATCATGCGGCGCGGGTGCGGTCGTTCGAGATCCTGGCTGACGCTCACAAATCGCTGTCGCAGGCGGCCTGA
- a CDS encoding myo-inositol-1-monophosphotase, protein MTHDLDARTQFAIDLARRAGELGLEYFRDLESLAIESKGHQDLVSQADREVELFIRAAIAKDYPQDGIVGEEHASVAGSTGYAWVIDPIDGTANFVRGIPAWCVVIACAKDGEGVVGVIHEPSTGETFHGRLGGGAFVNGRPIKASAATSLEEGSVGTGFSNRAEAENIAVLIKKILAEGGVFFRNASGALMLAYVASGRLLGYVEEHMNAWDCLAGMLLIEEAGGTVLKADPRTVLQSGTQVITGGKGVFSKLQALCSGVF, encoded by the coding sequence GTGACACATGATCTTGACGCCCGCACGCAGTTTGCCATCGATCTGGCGCGGCGCGCCGGCGAACTCGGCCTCGAATATTTCCGCGATCTGGAAAGCCTGGCCATCGAGAGCAAGGGCCATCAGGACCTTGTCTCGCAAGCCGACCGTGAGGTCGAGCTGTTCATCCGCGCGGCCATCGCCAAGGACTATCCGCAAGACGGCATTGTCGGCGAGGAGCATGCCTCGGTTGCCGGCTCGACCGGCTATGCCTGGGTCATCGACCCCATCGACGGCACCGCCAATTTCGTGCGCGGCATACCGGCCTGGTGCGTGGTGATCGCTTGCGCAAAGGACGGGGAGGGGGTCGTCGGCGTCATCCACGAACCGTCGACCGGCGAGACCTTTCACGGCAGGCTCGGCGGCGGCGCCTTCGTCAACGGCAGGCCGATCAAGGCAAGTGCCGCGACCAGCCTGGAAGAAGGCTCGGTGGGGACCGGATTCTCGAACCGGGCCGAGGCCGAGAACATCGCCGTGCTGATCAAGAAGATCCTCGCCGAAGGCGGCGTCTTCTTCCGCAATGCGTCCGGCGCCCTGATGTTGGCCTATGTCGCCTCGGGCCGGCTGCTTGGCTATGTCGAGGAACACATGAATGCCTGGGACTGCCTGGCCGGCATGCTGCTGATCGAGGAGGCCGGCGGTACCGTTCTGAAGGCGGATCCCAGGACGGTGCTGCAGAGCGGGACGCAAGTCATCACGGGCGGCAAGGGCGTCTTTTCGAAGCTGCAGGCGCTTTGTTCCGGGGTGTTTTAG
- a CDS encoding ABC transporter ATP-binding protein, which yields MAETSIEWTDATWNPVAGCTILTAGCTNCYAMRMAARLDAMGMNKYQGLTRKTGDRAKWTGKVITDPRSLPIPTTWSKPRRVFVNSMSDLFHIDVPADFIRQVWTVMEETPRHTYQILTKRPEVMAKILTRGDFPVLPNVWLGTSVEDHRVLGRLDHLRRVPAAIRFVSLEPLIGSVAGANLTDVHWAIVGGESGPGARYMNPHWVDEIETMCRRAGTAFFFKQWGGKNKKAAGRMFNGRIYDEMPAATV from the coding sequence ATGGCTGAGACTTCAATCGAATGGACCGACGCGACATGGAACCCGGTGGCCGGCTGCACGATCCTGACCGCCGGCTGTACGAACTGCTATGCAATGCGCATGGCGGCAAGGCTAGACGCCATGGGAATGAACAAGTACCAGGGCTTAACGCGCAAGACGGGTGACCGAGCCAAGTGGACCGGCAAAGTCATCACCGATCCGAGATCGCTGCCGATCCCCACGACTTGGTCAAAGCCACGCCGTGTCTTCGTGAATTCAATGTCTGATCTCTTTCATATCGATGTGCCGGCCGATTTCATTCGGCAGGTATGGACTGTGATGGAAGAGACGCCACGGCACACCTATCAGATTCTAACGAAGCGCCCAGAAGTCATGGCCAAGATTCTGACGCGTGGCGACTTTCCCGTTCTGCCGAACGTCTGGCTCGGGACCAGCGTTGAAGACCATCGAGTGCTGGGTAGACTCGATCACCTTCGCCGAGTGCCGGCAGCAATCCGTTTCGTTTCTCTAGAGCCGCTAATTGGGTCTGTAGCCGGTGCGAATCTCACCGACGTTCATTGGGCGATCGTTGGCGGTGAAAGCGGGCCAGGGGCACGGTACATGAATCCTCACTGGGTCGATGAGATCGAAACGATGTGCCGACGCGCGGGCACGGCATTCTTCTTCAAGCAGTGGGGGGGCAAAAACAAGAAAGCCGCCGGCCGTATGTTCAATGGTCGTATCTACGATGAGATGCCGGCAGCTACTGTTTAG
- a CDS encoding transcriptional regulator, with product MSGGELKLVEAEEPEEQDYLLQEQVGFILRKAHQRHVSIFAAHIGDLTPPQFAALAKLRDVGETSQNQLGTLIAMDAATVKGVIDRLKARGLVELSKHEVDKRRLLVNLTAEGRDAIERLIPLAREITRETLAPLSAKEIATFMKLLAKLA from the coding sequence GTGAGCGGCGGGGAGCTCAAGCTGGTCGAGGCCGAGGAGCCCGAGGAGCAGGATTACCTGCTGCAGGAGCAGGTCGGCTTCATCCTGCGCAAGGCGCACCAGCGCCATGTCTCGATCTTCGCCGCGCATATCGGCGACCTGACGCCGCCGCAATTCGCCGCGCTCGCCAAGCTGCGCGATGTCGGCGAGACCTCGCAGAACCAGCTCGGCACGCTGATCGCGATGGATGCCGCGACGGTGAAAGGCGTTATCGACCGGCTGAAGGCGCGCGGCCTGGTCGAGCTTTCCAAGCATGAGGTCGACAAAAGGCGGCTGCTGGTCAATCTGACCGCCGAAGGCCGCGACGCCATCGAACGCCTGATCCCGCTGGCGCGCGAAATCACCAGGGAAACGCTGGCGCCACTCTCGGCCAAGGAGATCGCCACCTTCATGAAGCTGCTGGCCAAGCTGGCGTGA
- a CDS encoding ApbE family lipoprotein, translating into MDGPQAHWLQDGKRLHLNHGPIDLIVEAFGEARECRLAYEQAIARFQTILIELVRELPELRLPAFFLAPRAFDGPTARRMEAAVMPLAECFITPMAAVAGSVADEMLAALLAGRKLERAYVNNGGDSALHIGTGRSIGLAVAGTGNGMADRITIRAEDGVRGVATSGWRGRSFSLGIADAVTVLARTGAEADAAATLIANAVDLPGNPAIKRIPARELSPDSDLGARLVTQGVRTLAPGEVARALDNGLAVAEDFRRRGLIAGSALFLGGEARISGSVALAAPNKNPREEVAHA; encoded by the coding sequence ATGGACGGCCCGCAAGCGCATTGGCTGCAGGACGGCAAGCGGCTGCATCTCAACCATGGGCCGATCGACCTGATCGTCGAGGCCTTCGGCGAGGCGCGGGAATGCCGCCTGGCCTATGAGCAAGCCATCGCACGGTTCCAGACGATCCTGATCGAGCTGGTCCGGGAGCTTCCCGAATTGCGGCTCCCGGCATTTTTCCTGGCGCCGCGCGCCTTCGACGGGCCGACAGCGCGCCGCATGGAAGCGGCCGTCATGCCGCTGGCGGAATGTTTCATCACACCGATGGCGGCCGTTGCGGGATCGGTAGCCGACGAAATGCTCGCCGCATTGCTTGCCGGCCGCAAGCTCGAGCGCGCCTATGTCAACAATGGCGGCGACAGCGCCCTCCACATCGGCACGGGCCGATCGATCGGCCTGGCGGTCGCCGGCACCGGCAATGGCATGGCCGACCGGATCACGATCCGCGCGGAAGATGGCGTTCGCGGCGTCGCCACCAGCGGCTGGCGTGGCCGTTCCTTCTCGCTTGGCATTGCCGACGCCGTCACCGTGCTGGCGCGGACCGGCGCCGAGGCCGACGCGGCGGCGACGCTGATTGCCAATGCGGTGGACCTGCCCGGCAATCCCGCCATCAAGCGCATTCCCGCACGTGAACTTTCGCCCGACAGCGACCTTGGCGCGCGGCTGGTGACGCAAGGCGTCCGGACGCTTGCGCCTGGCGAGGTGGCGCGGGCGCTGGACAATGGCCTTGCCGTCGCCGAAGATTTTCGCCGGCGCGGGCTGATTGCCGGATCGGCGCTGTTTCTTGGCGGTGAGGCCCGCATCAGTGGCTCGGTTGCGCTTGCCGCGCCCAACAAAAATCCGAGGGAGGAAGTTGCCCATGCCTGA